ATCAGGAGTTACATCGAATATTTGCTGGGTGAACACGAGCGCCTCACGCGTTGAGAGTGCTTGGGGGAAATAATTAGATCAATCCGTTTCCAACGATTCAGCCATCGACCGGTTCATTCGGCCCAATGCACTCCTCCAAAACAATTCGCGTGTTGTAGAACGCCGAGTCCGTTCTTTTGAGGACAGGAACGACAACCCCACTCAAGCCAACTTCGGGCTTCAATGGGGCACCCGTCTGTGGATGGGGCTTCGATATGGGGGCGCGCGGAGAGTGGTTGCGCGTTTGCGCAGGGGCTGAAGCCCGGGGTTTATTTGTTCGGGGATGGCATGGCTGAAGCCATGCCCTGATACGGTGTCTTTGCTGGATCGGGATTGATTCGTCTCGTCTCTTTGCGATGTGGAGGGCCTGGTGTTGAGGGTTGGGGAATGCGGGTCCCTCCGCTCACTTTGCTTGGTCGGGATGACAGAGGGGGGATGGTGGGGGAAACTCCGGGCGGTGTTTGGCGATGGAGAGATCGCCGGGATTCTTCGGCCAAAAGCGGGCCTCAGAATGACGCATCGCGGGCGGTGGGTGGTGTTTAGGGTTGGAGAATGCGGGTCCCTCCGCTCACTTTGCTTGGCCGGGATGACAAAGGGTGGGATGGTGGGAGGAACTCCGGGCGGTCTTTGGTGTGGAGAGATCGCCGGGATTCTTCGCTTCGCTCAGAATGACGCATCGTTTGCTCAGAGGTTTTCTCGCAGGGGCTGAAGCCCCTCTTTTTTGTAGCCGGTCTGCGGCACGGCTAAAGCCGTGCCCTGATACAAGAGATGCTCTTTCAGGGCGAAGGACTGCAGGCTCCTCCGCTTGCTGCACTTTGGTCGGGATGACAAAGGGCGGGATGGTGGGAGGAACTCCGGGCGGTGTTTGGCGTGGAGAGATCGCCGGGATTCTTCGGCCCAAAAGCGGGCCTCAGAATGACGCATCGCGGGTGGTGGGTGGTGGAGACGCAGGGGAATGCGGGTCCGTCCGCTCGCTTTGCCTGGTTGGGATGACAGGGTGGGTGAGGGGGGAAGACGACCCCACTCAAACCAACCCCGGGCTTGAATGGGGCACCCGAATCCTGCCCTCGTTTTGCAAGAGTGGGCACCCGGTGCGGGAGGTTTCCGCAGGGGCTGAAGCCATGCCCTGATACGGGGAGGCCTCGGATGACTAGATTGCTTACCCACATCTCTTTGAGATGTGGGGCACCCGCATTTGTGCCCTGATTATGGAGATGGTCTTTCCCGGGTCCGAACGGACGGACCCGGGGCACCCTGAGAGAGTGTGATGGGGCGTTCTCCCGTGGATGGACACGGGGTGGCCCGAGGGGGAGCGTGATCGCGCGCTGTCCCGTGGCGGGGGCTATTTGGCGTTGCGCTTTTCGGCGCGGGCCTTGCGGCGGGTTGGGTGGACCATGAACGAGACGCCGATGCTGATGAGGTAGAGGGTCAGCATGGGGGTGGCGAAGACGCACATGGTGAGCACGTCGGGCGTGGGCGTGATGATGGCCGCGATGATGAAGATGATGAGGATGGCGTAGCGGATGTTCTTCCAGAGGAAGCGCGGGCTCACGATGCCGAAGAGCGAGAGGAAGAGCACGACGATGGGCAGCTCAAAGGTGACGCCGAGGCCCAGGATGACGGTGAGAAAGAGGCTGGTGTACTCGTTGATCTCGATGAGGGGCTTGAACTCTTTGCTGTAGCCGAGCAGAAAGTCGAGCGAGCCGGGATAGACCCAGCGGTAGCCGAAGTAGGCTCCGGCAAGGAAGAGGCCGACGGTGGCCACCATGAAGGGGACGACGTACTTTTTCTCGTTGGCGTAGAGGCCCGGAGAGATGAACATCCAGAGCTGGAAGAGCACGAAGGGCGAGGCGAAGATGCAGCCGACCATGAGGCTGATCTTGAGGTACATGTTAAAGGGGTCAATCGGGTTGTGATAGACCAGTTGGGTCGGCATGTGATGCGCAGCCAGGGCGGTGGTGATGGGCTGCTGCATGAAGTTGTAGATCTGGGCGTGGAAGCCGTAGGCGACGAAGAAGCCGATAATGATGGCCAGTCCGGCGCGGATGATGCGGCGGCGGAGCTCTTCGAGGTGCTCCATGAGGCTCATGCCGGGCAGCTCGGCGCGTTCAGAGACGGCGGCGCGGGCGCGATCGACGATATCAGACATGACGGACGGCCTCGCCGCTTTCTGGCTGTGACGGAGGGTGCTGGGCTTTGGCTTCGGGGGCTTCAGTGGTGGCGGCTTCGGTGTGGCTTACGCCTTGCCCGGTGGCCGGGTGGTGGATGACTTCGTGGATGGAGTGGGTTTCGAGCGGTTCGGCTTCGGCGGCGGCCAGGGTGCCATCCTCAGAGGGCGGCAGCGCGGCGACGTAGGGCTCGCCGGGGAATTCGGGGTCTTCCTGCATGGCGACGTGCTGGAGGGGCTGGACGATCTCTGACGGGTCAGCGGGCAGCGGCTCGGTCTGGGGATGGACGGCGAGGACGCGCTCGGTCTGCTCCTTGAGCGAGGCTTCGAGGCGCTTTTTGCGGTCTTCCTCGTCCATGTTGCGCAGCTCTTCATCCATCTGCATCTTGAATTCATTGCTGGCGCGGCGGAATTCCATCATGAGACGGCCGATCTGGCGGCCGATTTCGGGCAGCTTCTTGGGGCCGAAGAGGACAAGCGCCAGCAGAAAGATGAAGGTGTAGTCGCCGAAGTGCATGAATTCTTATGATACCCGCCGGGGTGCTGAGCCGGAATGGGAACCGGCCGCAATGTGAGTACGCCTGAAAGGGCGATTCAGGATGACTGCTGTATTAAACTAACAGCAAATATTGGATTTGCGGGCGCGCAGAATTTGCGACATGCAAGAGGGCGTTCCCATCCAATATTGCAAAAGGCGGCAACATCCCCGCCGGTTGGGCGCGCGAGCGCAGTGAACCGGCTGCAGCCTGCGATTTGCTTTCAACATCCCCGTCCCGGGCGGCCTTGACCGCAGTGGACTGAAGGCGGCTGAACCTTGAATAGTGTTGTCGATATGGAAGTGGCTTCCGCAGTGGCGGAGCCGGATGCGTGCTCGCTCGATCATTACCTGTCGCTGCCCGATCACAGCATGGATGAACGGATTGCCGCGGCGCGGGCGCGCCTGGGCGCAAGCACGGTGTTGCTGGGGCACCACTACCAGCGCGATGAAGTGGTGCGCTTTGCCGATTTCACGGGCGACAGCTACAAGCTGTCAAAGATTGCGGCTGAGACCGAGGCGAAGTATGTGGTGTTCTGCGGCGTGCACTTTATGGCCGAGAGCGCCGATGTGCTGGGGCGCAGCGAGCAGCACGTGATATTGCCGGACCTGAATGCCGGCTGTTCGATGGCCGATATGGCGGAGATCAGCCAGGTGGAAGCCTGCTGGGAGACGCTGCTGGGGGCCGGGCTCGGTGCGGAGCAGGTGATGCCGCTGACGTATATGAATTCGACGGCGGCGATCAAGGCGTTTTGCGGCGAGCGGGGCGGGCTGGTGTGTACGTCGTCGAATGCGCGCAAGGCCTTTGAGTGGGCGTTTGCGCGGGCGGAGAAGATTTTGTTTTTGCCGGACCAGCACCTGGGGCGGAACACGGCCTTTGCGATGGGCATCGGCCTCGATGAGATGGTGGTGTTTGATCCGTGGCAGATTGGCGGCGGAGTGCCGGCTGAAAAGCTGCGCGCGGCGAAGGTGATTCTGTGGAAGGGGCACTGCTCCGTGCATCAGCGCTTTTTGCCGGAGCATGTGGACCGGGTGCGGGCGAAGTACGAGGGGATTCGCGTGGTGGTGCATCCGGAGTGCCGGTGGGAGGTGTGCCAGAAGGCCGATGCGCTGGGCTCGACGGAACGGATTATTGCTGAGGTGGAAGAGGCCCCCGAGGGCACGATGTTTGCCATCGGAACGGAGATTCACCTGGTGAACCGGCTGGCGAAGCGGTTTGCGCCGCTGGGCAAGAAGATCATCACGCTCGACGATACGGGCTGCCTGTGCACGACGATGTACCGGATCAGTCCGCAGCATCTGGCGTGGGCGCTCGAGAACCTGCTGGAAGGGCGCGTGGTGAACCAGATCAAGGTGACGGACGAGGTGAAGCACTGGGCGCGTGTGGCGCTGGACCGGATGCTGGAGATTCGCGGCTGATGAAGACTTTTACGCTTGCCGAGGCCGAAGCCCTGCTGCCCACCATTGAATCGCTGCTGAAGCGCGCGATGGAGGCCAAGCAGGCGGCGGAGTCACTGGAAGAGGAGTTGCAGGATCTGGCGCAGCGCATTTTTGTGAGCGGCGGCATGATGGTGGACGTGGCCGAGGTGACCCGCAAACGCGCGGCGCTGGCCGGACTGGTGCAGCGCGCCAAGGACGCCGTGGAAGAGATGGACGCGATCGGCGTGCAGGTGAAGGACCTGAGTATCGGGCTGCTGGATTTTCCGGCGTATCTGGATGGCGAGATTGTGCTGCTGTGCTGGCGGCTGGGCGAGGAGCGCATCGGCTTCTGGCATTCGCTGGAGTCGGGATATCGCGGGCGGCAGCCGGTGGAGGGCCGCTTTGGAAGCCACGGCCCTGACAAACTGAACTGAGAATCAGGGCAGACACGCTGAACTGAGTTGGGTGGCTGCCGCGCGAATGGAAGCGGTCAGGCTGCGACTTGACGGCGGGAGAAAAGAAGCCCGATGGATGGGCGGATGACGAGGCCCAGAAGGTCAATGAAGGCGTGGAGCGCGATGGCGTTCCAGATGCTGCCGCTGAGCAGGTAGACGATGGTGAGGGCGAGGCCAATGATGGTGGTGGCGAGGATGCCGGCGATGCCCTGGTAGAAGTGGGCGAGTCCGAAGAAGAGCGCGGCGATGAGAAATGCCGGAACGGCGTGGCCGATGAGGATGGTGAGCAGGAGGGGCAGCAGGAGGCGGAAGTAGACCTCCTCACTGAAGCCGGCATTGAGAGACAGAAGGGCTGCATGGGCGACTTCGCCCCAGTTGCGCGGGAGGAGCGGGGTGATATTGCCCACGGTGACAGGCTTGACGGCCTGTTTTTTGTTTTTGCGGCGCGCCATGAAGCTGGTGAGGATAAGGCCGCCCACGACGGCGCAAGCCAGTCCGGCAAAGAAGCCGGCAAGGCCGGAAGCGCTGGGGCCGCGGCTGACGAAGAAATGGGAGAGGCGCTGGAATTCGGCAGGCAGAGCCACCAATGCGGAGAGACGCCGGAGAATGGCGAGAGCGGCGAGCGAGCTGGCCCCGTAGAGCAGGAAGCTCTTGAGGGTCCAGATGCGGAAGCGGCGCTGGCGGTCCTGGGTGCGGGTGAGGGCCTGGAAGGCGCGGTATTCCGCAGGGTCTTTGCGAAGCACATAGAGCGTGGGCAGCAGGCAGAGAAGGAGCAGAACCGCGGCGATCAGCATGGGAGGGAGTCTCCGGCAGCAGAGAGTGAAGAGGATTTGCCTGAGAGTTTACATGGAAAGATGAGCGGCGCAAGAGCCGGGTGCGTCCACTTATGCAACAGGATGCGTTGCCACCGGGCGCGGCTGCGATGGGATGATAAGAGGACGATGAGAGACGTGAAGGGTTCTGCTGGGCGGAAAAAGAGGATCGCAGAGTGGAGTTTGCTGGCGGGGCTGCTGCTGGTTCTGGGTGGATGCGGGCAGTTTTTTCCGCCATTGACGAATAACAGCAGCTCGGGCGGTGGTAGTTCTACGGTGGGCAATTACTTGTATGTCGCCAATTCGGGCTCCGGGCTGGACAGCATTGCAGGGTTTTCACTGGCGAGCGGCAAGCTCTCGACGACTTCAGGGGTGACCTATACCGTTCCTTCGGCTCCATCCTGCGTGGCGGTGACGCCGAGTGACAGCTTTTTGTATGCGGGCTCTCCGGCGGGGGCGATCTATGTGTACACGATCAACAGCGATGGCTCGCTGACGATTGGCAATAGCGGTTCACCTGTGGCGACTGGCGTATTGCCGGGCTGGCTGCGCGTGGATACGACAGGGAACTGGCTGATTGGGCTGGACTCGCTGACGGGCGAGGCGTATGTCTTCAGCATCAATACCTCGACGGGAGCGTTGACGGCGGTATCCGGCTCGACGGTTGTGCTGCAGAGCACGGCAACCCACGGCATGGCGCTGACGCCGAATGACGGCTACGTGTATGTGGCGCTGGGGACAGGCGGCGTGGAGACGCTGAGCTTCAACTCGTCAACGGGTGCGCTGGCGCAGGTGAATGGGCTGGTTTCGCCCAAGCAGAATCTGGATGGCGACAATGCGGTGGCGGTTTCGCCGAATGGAAGCTATCTGTTTGTGGGCGAGACGGGCATCAACGCGGTGCGGGTGTATTCGATTGGGACGGGCGGAGTGATCAATGAGATCTCCGGCTCGCCGTACAGCACGGGGCTGGGGCCGGATGCGATTCTGGTGGATGCGACGGGCTCGTATGTGTACGTGGCCAATGGCACGGACAACACGATCAGCGCGTTTTCGCTGGGGACGACGGGCGCGCTGACGCAAATCTCCGGCTCGCCGTTTGCGGCGGGCACGACTCCGTGGGCGATGGCGGAGGACAAGAGCGGAACTTATCTGGCGGTAGTGGATAAGGGCGGCAGTCCTGACTTGAAGGTGTACAGCTTCAGCACAACGACGCCTGGAGCGCTGGCGGCCTTTGCGACTTCGGCGACCGGGACTGATCCAACGACGGCGATTTCGATTGCGGCGACCGAGTGAGGGTTGATCCCACATCTCTGCGAGATGTGGGGGCTGTGATGGAGCTTCTCACAGGGGCTGAAGCCACTTTCTATTTGGGCTGGGATGGCACGGCTGAAGCCATGCCCTGATACAAGAGGCTTCGATTGATTGGGCTTTTCACCCACATCTCTTTGAGATGTGGGGCACCCGGCTGGGATGGTGGGAGAAACTCCGAGCGTTGTTTGGTATGGAGAGATTGCCGGGATTCTTCGGCCAAAAGCGGGCCTCAGAATGACGCTCCTTGGGCGGGCCGGAATGGGGATTGCGGGTTTTAGCGATCAGGCGGATTTGCGGCGGAAGGCGGCCGAGGCGAGCGCGAGCAGTGTGAAGGCGCTGCAGGCGAAGGCGAAGAAGTCGCCGTGCCCGGTGTAGAAGGTAGTGCCGGACTCGAATCCGTAGCGGGCGGCGAGGCCGCCGAAGATGTGGCGCGGGATGGATTGGGTGACGCGCCCGTCGGGATCAATGACGCAGGTGAGGCCGTTGTTGGTGTCGAGCAGGAGCCAGCGGTGGTTTTCAATGGCCCGCATGCGCGCCATGTTCAGGTGCTGCCAGGGAGCGCTGGTGTCTCCGTACCAGGCGTCGTCAGAGATGTTGACGAAGACCTGCGCGCCATTTTTGGCGAAGAGGCGCACCTCATTGGAAAAAATGGATTCGTAGCAGATGAAGATGCCGTAGATGTGGCCGTGTTCACGGAAGACGACGCGCCGCCAGCCGTGGGTGAAGTCGCCGATCTGGTCAACGAGCGCGCTGGCCCAGAAGAAGAGGCGGCGGTAGGGCACGTATTCGCCAAAGGGGACGAGGTGAATCTTGTCGTAGCGGCCAATGTGCTGGCCGTTGGGCGCGAAGACCGAGGCCGAGTTGTAGGTGGCGCTGGCCGGCTTGCCGTTGCGCAGGAAGTATTGCTGCGCGATGTCGCCGGCGATGACGCCGGCATCTTCGCTGCGGGCGAGCTGGCCCATGTCGGCGCGGAAAGAGGGGTCTTCATCGACAAAAGGCGAGGGCGCTTCGGGCCAGACGATCATGGTGGGGTGGGCCGGAGCGTTTGCGCAGTTGGGGATGACCTTGTGATGCGTGAGGCCGTAGACGCCGGGATAGTAGGGCGTGCAGGCGGTGTGGCTGGCGGCGGAGAAGCGCGTCATGTCCGCAAGCCAGGTGTTGTTTTGCGTGCGGGGCACGTTGGTGGTGCCGAGGTTGACCTGCAAGAGCAGCGCGGTGGCGGAGGTGGGTTGCGGGGCGGGCTGCATCCAACTGCCGACTTGCAGGATGCCGCAGAAGAGGATGGCCGTGGCGAGGAGCTTGATGGCCACACTTTGCGCGAAAGGCGCGCGCGAAGTATGGGGCACCCGATGTTGTTGTGACAGGAGAAATGCTGAGGCGAAGAGGGCGTTGCCGGTGACGAGGACGGCGGCGATGCCGTAGGTTCCGGCCCAGGGAGCGATGCGGGTGAGCCAGAAGTTATCGACCTGCGCGTAACCGAGCTGGTCCCAGGGCACGCGGGTGAGGTGATAGGCGAGCAGCTCGACGGCCGGCCATGCGATGGGCGCGAGGCAGAGCGCGGGAACGAGGCCGAAGCGGCGGCGGAAGACGGCGAGAATCCACGCAAAGAGGCCGAAGTAGAGGCCGAGCACGAGGCTGTAGAGAACCAGGATTCCAGCCGCGCCCGCAGCCGGGACACCGGCGTAGATGTGCATGGTGCGGTAGATCCAGTAGGAGTTGATTACGTACCAGGCGATGCCGCCGAGGTAGCCCACGAGAAAGCTGCGGCTCAAGTAGCGGCGCTGGATGGCGGCGCGCTCGCGCAGCACGGCCAGAAGCAGGGGAACGAGGGCGACAAAGGCGATGGCTCCGCGCCAGGGGCGCATGGGACCGGCGAGCGGGAAGCAGAGGTCAAGGAGGATTGCGGTCGAGAGCGTGAGTGCGATTTGTGCAGACCAGGCAGGGCCACGAAGCCGGGCGGCTGCGGCGGGCGGCTCAGCGAGTGTGCCGGAAGATGTTTCGGGGAGCGTGGTCGCCACGGTGCGAAAGATTCTCCTCGGAGAGATGCGGAGCGTTGCGGAATTGGCGTCAGTCGCCAAAGAGCTCGTGCAGGTCCTCGACAAAGCTGATGACGATCACGGCAGCCGATCCTGCCAGTCCCACAAAGAAGAGGAAGGTGAGGAAGTCGGCGGCGATCCGGATAATTGCGTCCACGACAGGATTGTATCGCGAGAGCGGGATGAGCGCTTTTGCGGGAAATGGGAATGCGCGCAGAATGTGGTTGTTACGAGGTTGTCACAAAGATTGATTGACTGAGCCGCGAACTGCACATAAACTCTGCGATTGAGCGCCGGAGGGGCCTTGTAGACTCCTCCAAATTGCCGAGCCAGCCACTTTTGATGCCTTCAGAACAGACCTATCACGCACCGCAGTCGAACCGAGTGAAGCTCGTAGTTGCTTCATCGGTGATGCTGACGTTCATTTCGTTCTGGCGGGCAGCCGCGGTGGTTTTGAACGATCTTGGGTCGTCGGCCTTTTATGCCGGCGGCATTGCCGAGGCAGCCATCGGCAAGTCCGCGCCGTGGTTCATTCTGGGCGTCATGCTTTTCTCGTTTGCGGTGCGAGCCGTTTACGTGGAGAGCTGCTCGATGTTTACGCGCGGCGGCGTTTACCGCGTGGTGAAAGAGGCGCTGGGCGGCACGTTTGCCAAGGTGAGCGTTTCGGCGCTCATGTTCGACTACATTCTGACGGGACCGATTTCGGGCGTGTCAGCGGGGCAGTACATTGTCGGCCTGCTGAATGAGCTGCTGCAGGTTTGCGCGCGGAATGGCTACCTGCCCGATACGCTGATGGACAGCCATCATGCGGCGATATTGCTGCCGGTGAATGGCGCCTCGGCAGTGCTGGCCATTGCGGTGACGGTGTACTACTGGTGGCTCAACATCAAGGGCATTGAGGAGTCGAGCGAGAAGGCCCTGAGCGTGATGAAGATCACGACGGTGATGGTCGTGATTCTGCTGGGGTGGGGCTTTTATACGGCGTGGGTGCGGCATGCATCGCTGCCGCCGTTTCCGACGCCGGAGAATCTGCATTTTTCGATGCCGGCGCTGGGCTTTTTGCAGGGCACCAAGCTGGCGAGCATGTTCGGGTTGTTCGGCATTCTGATGGCCTTTGGCCACTCGGTGCTGGCGATGAGCGGCGAAGAGACGCTGGCGCAGGTGAATCGCGAGATTGCGCACCCGAAGCTCAAGAATCTGAAGCGCGCCGCAATCGTGATTGCGATCTACAGCTTTGTCTTCACCGGCATTGCTTCGCTGCTGGCGGTGATGATTATTCCGGACAGCGTGCGCGTGCCGGTCTATAACCAGAACCTGATTGCGGGCCTTGCGATGTACATGGTGGGGCCGCTGTCGCTGCGCATCATCTTCCGCATTTTTGTGGTGGTGGTCGGCTTCCTGATTCTGTCAGGCGCGATCAACGCCTCGATCATCGGCTCGACGGGCGTGCTGATGCGCGTGGCCGAAGATGGCGTGCTGACGGACTGGTTTCGGAAGCCGCACAAGCGCTTTGGCACCAGCTACCGCATTGTGAACCTGGTGACCGCGCTGCAGCTCTTCACGATTGTGGTCAGCGGCGGCAACATGGACATGCTGGGCGAGGCGTATGCGTTTGGCGTGATCTGGAGCTTCACGTTCAATTCGCTGGCCATGCTGGTGCTGCGCTGGAAGTACAAGGGCGAGCGCGGCTGGAAGGTTCCGGTGAATATTCGCATCGGCAAGATGGAACTGCCGGTGGGCTTGTTCAGCGTCTTTCTGGTGCTGCTGATGACGGCCACGGTGAATCTTTTCACCAAGACCGTGGCGACGGAAAGCGGCATTGCCTTTGCGGTTGTATTCTTTGTGATCTTCACCATCTCGGAGCGGCACAACTCCAAGCGCACGCTGGTGACCGAGCAGATGAAGGAGCACTTCCAACTGGAGCATGAGGAGAAGATCAGCCGCGAGGCGCTGGCGATTCGTCCGGGTGGCGTGCTGGCGACGATGCGCGATGCGTCGAATCCCTTTGCGCTGAAGTGGGTGCTTTCCCGCACGGATACCGAACAGCAGGATGTGGTGGTGCTGACGGCCCGCATGATGGGCGCGGGCGGTCCGGAGTATGTGGACGATCAGCTCTTCAGTGAATATGAGCAGATGCTGTTCACCAAGGCGGTGTCGGTCGCGGAGAGCTTTGGGAAGCATGTGTCGCTGCTGGTGGTTCCGGCAGGCGATATTTTTGCGGCACTGGTGCAGACGGCGAACAATCTGGAAGTAGATGCGCTGGTGAGCGGGCTTTCGCACCGGATGACGGCGCAGGAACAGGCGTTCCATGTGGGGCAGGCGTGGGAGAATCTGCCGGAGCCGAAGCGGCAGTTCACCTTTTATGTGATTTCATCGAATGGCGAGGCGCAGGCGTTCCATATTGGCCCGCATGCGCCGACTCTGCAGGCCGAAGATGTGCAACTGGTACACCGGCTATGGTTGAACTTCAAGCGCGATCCGGAGATGGGAAACCTGCACCACCACGACATTGTGACGTATGCGCTGACGCGGCTGGCCGGTGAGTATGCGCGCGACAAGGAAGAGACGCTGAAGGGGCTGCGGCGGTTTGCGCACGACGGGGCGAAGAGTCCCACGCTGGGGCTGCCGGGCAGCCAGCGGCGCGATCCGAAGGATTATTCGATTCCCGCGCCGGGCATTGGCGGCGGGAATGTGGATGACATTGATGGGTAACGGGGTGAAAGTCCCCAGTTGTCAGTCCGCAGTTGCGAGTGAGGCGGCAGTGGAAAGGAATTGAGGCAAAAGGCGAGGCGGGGAGAGATCCCCGCCTCGGTTTGTTTGTGGACAGGATTTAGTGAAGGGTGGTGCCGGGCTCGACTTTGTGCACGGCGACGCCGGCTCCGGCGAGGTGCTTCTCAAGCTCTTCAGGGCGGCCTACGAGCGGCGGCCAGGTGCCGAAGTGCAGCGGCAGCACTTCCTTGATGCCGAGGTATTTGACGGCCAGGGCGGCGGCTTTGGGGCCCATGGTGTAGTGGTCGCCGATGGGCAGCATGCCAAACTCCGGCGCGTAGAGATCGCGGATCAACTGCATGTCAGAGAACACGGTGGTATCGCCCGAGTGGTAGAGCACGGGGCCATTGTCGATGGTAAGGACGAAGCCGGTGGGCACCCCGCCGTAGACGAATTTGTCGCCATCCTGAATGCCGGACGTGTGGCGCGCCTCAGTCTGCGTGACGGCTACGTCGGCGTGGCGGAAGGTGCCGCCGATGTTCATGCCGACGGTGTTTTCTGCTCCCTTGGACTGAAAAAAGGCGGCCAGTTCGAAGGTGGCGACGACTGGCGCGTTGTATTTCTTTGCCATGGGGAGAACGTCAGCGGTGTGATCAAAGTGGCCGTGCGTGACGAGGATGAGGTCGATCTTCTCAGGGAACTTGTAGTCCCTGGGGAACTTGGGATTCTGCTCGATGAAGGGATCGATGAGGATGTTGGTTCCCTTGGGGGTGGTGACCAGGACGGTGGAATGACCGAGCCAGGTCACGGAGGCGCCTTTCAGGTTCGCCATGGAATCTCCTAATTGGATTGAGTCTTCGAGTTTCCGCGAAATCGATCGCGACAATTACTTGAGATGCAGTGGCCAGCGGCCGGGCTTCGCATACAAAT
The DNA window shown above is from Acidobacterium capsulatum ATCC 51196 and carries:
- the tatC gene encoding twin-arginine translocase subunit TatC, which produces MSDIVDRARAAVSERAELPGMSLMEHLEELRRRIIRAGLAIIIGFFVAYGFHAQIYNFMQQPITTALAAHHMPTQLVYHNPIDPFNMYLKISLMVGCIFASPFVLFQLWMFISPGLYANEKKYVVPFMVATVGLFLAGAYFGYRWVYPGSLDFLLGYSKEFKPLIEINEYTSLFLTVILGLGVTFELPIVVLFLSLFGIVSPRFLWKNIRYAILIIFIIAAIITPTPDVLTMCVFATPMLTLYLISIGVSFMVHPTRRKARAEKRNAK
- a CDS encoding Sec-independent protein translocase subunit TatA/TatB; the protein is MHFGDYTFIFLLALVLFGPKKLPEIGRQIGRLMMEFRRASNEFKMQMDEELRNMDEEDRKKRLEASLKEQTERVLAVHPQTEPLPADPSEIVQPLQHVAMQEDPEFPGEPYVAALPPSEDGTLAAAEAEPLETHSIHEVIHHPATGQGVSHTEAATTEAPEAKAQHPPSQPESGEAVRHV
- the nadA gene encoding quinolinate synthase NadA gives rise to the protein MNSVVDMEVASAVAEPDACSLDHYLSLPDHSMDERIAAARARLGASTVLLGHHYQRDEVVRFADFTGDSYKLSKIAAETEAKYVVFCGVHFMAESADVLGRSEQHVILPDLNAGCSMADMAEISQVEACWETLLGAGLGAEQVMPLTYMNSTAAIKAFCGERGGLVCTSSNARKAFEWAFARAEKILFLPDQHLGRNTAFAMGIGLDEMVVFDPWQIGGGVPAEKLRAAKVILWKGHCSVHQRFLPEHVDRVRAKYEGIRVVVHPECRWEVCQKADALGSTERIIAEVEEAPEGTMFAIGTEIHLVNRLAKRFAPLGKKIITLDDTGCLCTTMYRISPQHLAWALENLLEGRVVNQIKVTDEVKHWARVALDRMLEIRG
- a CDS encoding DUF2203 domain-containing protein — encoded protein: MKTFTLAEAEALLPTIESLLKRAMEAKQAAESLEEELQDLAQRIFVSGGMMVDVAEVTRKRAALAGLVQRAKDAVEEMDAIGVQVKDLSIGLLDFPAYLDGEIVLLCWRLGEERIGFWHSLESGYRGRQPVEGRFGSHGPDKLN
- a CDS encoding CPBP family intramembrane glutamic endopeptidase, whose amino-acid sequence is MLIAAVLLLLCLLPTLYVLRKDPAEYRAFQALTRTQDRQRRFRIWTLKSFLLYGASSLAALAILRRLSALVALPAEFQRLSHFFVSRGPSASGLAGFFAGLACAVVGGLILTSFMARRKNKKQAVKPVTVGNITPLLPRNWGEVAHAALLSLNAGFSEEVYFRLLLPLLLTILIGHAVPAFLIAALFFGLAHFYQGIAGILATTIIGLALTIVYLLSGSIWNAIALHAFIDLLGLVIRPSIGLLFSRRQVAA
- a CDS encoding lactonase family protein produces the protein MLAGLLLVLGGCGQFFPPLTNNSSSGGGSSTVGNYLYVANSGSGLDSIAGFSLASGKLSTTSGVTYTVPSAPSCVAVTPSDSFLYAGSPAGAIYVYTINSDGSLTIGNSGSPVATGVLPGWLRVDTTGNWLIGLDSLTGEAYVFSINTSTGALTAVSGSTVVLQSTATHGMALTPNDGYVYVALGTGGVETLSFNSSTGALAQVNGLVSPKQNLDGDNAVAVSPNGSYLFVGETGINAVRVYSIGTGGVINEISGSPYSTGLGPDAILVDATGSYVYVANGTDNTISAFSLGTTGALTQISGSPFAAGTTPWAMAEDKSGTYLAVVDKGGSPDLKVYSFSTTTPGALAAFATSATGTDPTTAISIAATE
- the lnt gene encoding apolipoprotein N-acyltransferase, giving the protein MATTLPETSSGTLAEPPAAAARLRGPAWSAQIALTLSTAILLDLCFPLAGPMRPWRGAIAFVALVPLLLAVLRERAAIQRRYLSRSFLVGYLGGIAWYVINSYWIYRTMHIYAGVPAAGAAGILVLYSLVLGLYFGLFAWILAVFRRRFGLVPALCLAPIAWPAVELLAYHLTRVPWDQLGYAQVDNFWLTRIAPWAGTYGIAAVLVTGNALFASAFLLSQQHRVPHTSRAPFAQSVAIKLLATAILFCGILQVGSWMQPAPQPTSATALLLQVNLGTTNVPRTQNNTWLADMTRFSAASHTACTPYYPGVYGLTHHKVIPNCANAPAHPTMIVWPEAPSPFVDEDPSFRADMGQLARSEDAGVIAGDIAQQYFLRNGKPASATYNSASVFAPNGQHIGRYDKIHLVPFGEYVPYRRLFFWASALVDQIGDFTHGWRRVVFREHGHIYGIFICYESIFSNEVRLFAKNGAQVFVNISDDAWYGDTSAPWQHLNMARMRAIENHRWLLLDTNNGLTCVIDPDGRVTQSIPRHIFGGLAARYGFESGTTFYTGHGDFFAFACSAFTLLALASAAFRRKSA
- a CDS encoding APC family permease, whose product is MPSEQTYHAPQSNRVKLVVASSVMLTFISFWRAAAVVLNDLGSSAFYAGGIAEAAIGKSAPWFILGVMLFSFAVRAVYVESCSMFTRGGVYRVVKEALGGTFAKVSVSALMFDYILTGPISGVSAGQYIVGLLNELLQVCARNGYLPDTLMDSHHAAILLPVNGASAVLAIAVTVYYWWLNIKGIEESSEKALSVMKITTVMVVILLGWGFYTAWVRHASLPPFPTPENLHFSMPALGFLQGTKLASMFGLFGILMAFGHSVLAMSGEETLAQVNREIAHPKLKNLKRAAIVIAIYSFVFTGIASLLAVMIIPDSVRVPVYNQNLIAGLAMYMVGPLSLRIIFRIFVVVVGFLILSGAINASIIGSTGVLMRVAEDGVLTDWFRKPHKRFGTSYRIVNLVTALQLFTIVVSGGNMDMLGEAYAFGVIWSFTFNSLAMLVLRWKYKGERGWKVPVNIRIGKMELPVGLFSVFLVLLMTATVNLFTKTVATESGIAFAVVFFVIFTISERHNSKRTLVTEQMKEHFQLEHEEKISREALAIRPGGVLATMRDASNPFALKWVLSRTDTEQQDVVVLTARMMGAGGPEYVDDQLFSEYEQMLFTKAVSVAESFGKHVSLLVVPAGDIFAALVQTANNLEVDALVSGLSHRMTAQEQAFHVGQAWENLPEPKRQFTFYVISSNGEAQAFHIGPHAPTLQAEDVQLVHRLWLNFKRDPEMGNLHHHDIVTYALTRLAGEYARDKEETLKGLRRFAHDGAKSPTLGLPGSQRRDPKDYSIPAPGIGGGNVDDIDG